A genomic region of Ignavibacteriota bacterium contains the following coding sequences:
- a CDS encoding D-sedoheptulose 7-phosphate isomerase has product MKKIIEQELLSHKIVIEEVIELLQPDIEKACELAVNTLKTNSKIILMGNGGSAADAQHIAAEFTGRYKVERKGLPAIAITTDTSALTAIGNDYGYEFVFQRQIEALAQKNDLVIGISSTGNSENIIRAFLKAGEIGCKTLGLSGKGGGKFNNNCDLNIVVPSNDTPRVQEMHILIGHIICQAVDENFKM; this is encoded by the coding sequence ATGAAAAAAATAATTGAACAAGAATTGCTTTCTCATAAAATTGTTATTGAAGAAGTAATAGAGCTTTTACAACCTGATATAGAAAAAGCTTGTGAATTGGCGGTCAATACCTTGAAAACGAATAGTAAAATTATTCTTATGGGAAATGGAGGAAGTGCGGCTGATGCTCAGCATATTGCAGCCGAGTTTACCGGAAGATATAAAGTAGAGAGAAAAGGTCTGCCTGCAATTGCTATTACAACTGATACTTCGGCTTTAACTGCAATCGGAAATGATTACGGTTATGAGTTCGTTTTCCAAAGACAAATAGAAGCTTTAGCTCAGAAAAATGATCTTGTAATAGGAATTTCATCTACCGGAAACAGCGAAAATATAATAAGGGCGTTTTTGAAAGCCGGAGAAATAGGATGTAAAACTTTGGGTTTAAGCGGCAAAGGCGGCGGTAAGTTTAATAATAATTGCGATTTGAATATTGTTGTTCCGTCAAATGATACTCCAAGAGTTCAGGAAATGCATATTTTAATTGGACATATAATTTGCCAAGCAGTAGATGAAAATTTTAAAATGTAA
- a CDS encoding DUF4342 domain-containing protein, whose protein sequence is MANKFQMNFNDFLNKIEDLIKEGNLRRIIVRDQNGEKYLEIPLLIGAIGSLAAPYVTLIGVLAGIASKFSVEIIKKDENQAAEFYEVKK, encoded by the coding sequence ATGGCAAATAAATTTCAAATGAATTTTAACGACTTCTTAAATAAAATTGAAGATTTGATTAAAGAAGGAAATTTAAGACGAATAATTGTAAGAGATCAGAATGGCGAAAAGTATTTAGAAATTCCTCTTTTGATCGGAGCAATCGGCTCTTTAGCCGCGCCTTATGTAACTTTGATTGGTGTATTAGCTGGAATTGCTTCAAAATTTTCTGTTGAAATTATTAAGAAAGATGAAAACCAAGCCGCAGAATTTTACGAAGTAAAAAAATGA
- a CDS encoding cation transporter: MSHNHQHIDHNEFNQKFKLGIILNSVFIIIEIIFGLAYNSLALIADAGHNLSDVLGLLIAWIANYLILKKPTKNFTYGYKRTSILAAMLNALILIFALGIILWEAIERLNSEKTVDGFIVMIVAGIGVIINGLTAKLFIEGKDHDLNIKGAYLHMFTDAMISASVVFSGLLIKLTNYYWLDSAISIIIVFVIFGGTWKLLKESMVLSIDGVPANINIENVKKYIVEKFEIESLHDLHIWALSTSETALTVHLIPKTNTETDKLLKDLNEGLLHEFGINHTTIQFENTNCDNNC, encoded by the coding sequence ATGAGCCATAATCATCAGCATATTGACCATAACGAGTTTAATCAAAAATTTAAATTAGGGATAATATTAAATTCCGTTTTTATAATTATTGAAATAATTTTCGGATTAGCTTACAATTCATTGGCACTTATAGCGGATGCGGGTCATAATTTAAGCGATGTTTTGGGATTGCTTATTGCTTGGATAGCTAATTATTTAATTCTTAAAAAACCCACTAAAAATTTTACTTATGGTTATAAAAGAACATCCATTTTAGCCGCAATGCTTAACGCGCTGATTTTAATTTTTGCTTTGGGAATAATTTTGTGGGAAGCAATTGAAAGATTAAATTCAGAGAAAACTGTTGATGGATTTATTGTAATGATAGTTGCCGGAATTGGTGTAATTATTAATGGATTAACCGCGAAATTATTTATAGAAGGGAAGGATCATGATCTAAATATTAAAGGTGCTTATCTTCATATGTTTACAGATGCGATGATTTCCGCCAGCGTTGTATTTTCCGGTTTATTGATTAAACTTACCAATTATTATTGGTTGGATTCAGCAATCAGCATTATAATTGTATTTGTAATTTTTGGCGGCACCTGGAAATTATTAAAAGAATCAATGGTCTTGTCAATTGACGGCGTTCCGGCAAATATTAATATTGAAAATGTCAAAAAATATATAGTTGAAAAATTTGAAATCGAATCGCTGCATGATCTGCACATTTGGGCTTTAAGTACTTCGGAAACTGCGTTAACGGTACATCTAATACCAAAAACTAATACAGAAACAGATAAGCTTCTAAAAGATTTAAATGAAGGATTGCTGCATGAATTCGGAATAAACCATACAACAATCCAATTTGAAAATACTAACTGCGATAATAATTGCTAA
- a CDS encoding LacI family DNA-binding transcriptional regulator, giving the protein MAPTLKDVAAYVGVHPSTVSRVLRGKENLKISAKTHEKIIKAVKELNYIPDFTARALRMKKSFTIGLVVPDILNPYFARIARRIEQLGFEKRYTVIVCNTDEDQEKEILYLNQLISRGVDGIILAPVQDSDDHIKDLVVKKIPFVLIDRIFDGIDVDSVITNNAESVVKAMAHLVKLGHTKIAFLRGQKNIYTIKNRLIGYKQALKEFNLPFNENYIVGEGFEFEHGYEATLQLLNLQDLPTAIVSSGGDLVTLGAIKAIIEKGLKIPENISLVGFFDGFYSPYLSTPLTTITHYRQKIGEKAFKLLLKQIETNKQNNPKIVCVDTKFEIRKSTAKPVQ; this is encoded by the coding sequence ATGGCACCTACTCTTAAGGATGTAGCTGCTTATGTTGGAGTTCACCCTTCAACCGTATCTAGAGTGCTTCGCGGAAAAGAGAATTTAAAAATTTCTGCAAAAACCCATGAAAAAATTATTAAAGCAGTAAAAGAACTGAATTACATACCGGATTTTACCGCACGTGCTCTTAGAATGAAAAAAAGTTTCACAATCGGATTGGTAGTCCCCGATATTTTAAATCCGTATTTTGCGAGAATTGCCAGAAGAATTGAACAATTAGGTTTTGAGAAAAGATATACGGTTATTGTTTGTAATACAGATGAAGATCAGGAAAAAGAGATTTTATATCTCAATCAATTGATATCCCGAGGTGTTGACGGAATAATTTTAGCACCCGTTCAAGACAGCGATGATCATATAAAAGATTTAGTTGTAAAGAAAATTCCGTTCGTTTTAATTGACAGAATATTTGACGGAATTGATGTCGATTCTGTTATTACCAACAATGCTGAATCCGTAGTTAAAGCAATGGCCCATTTAGTTAAATTAGGTCATACAAAAATTGCGTTCCTTAGAGGACAAAAAAATATTTACACAATTAAAAATAGATTAATAGGATATAAACAGGCATTAAAGGAATTTAATTTGCCTTTTAATGAAAACTATATTGTTGGTGAAGGTTTTGAATTTGAACACGGGTATGAAGCAACGCTGCAATTATTAAATTTACAAGATTTACCTACGGCAATTGTATCTTCGGGCGGCGATTTGGTTACATTGGGAGCTATTAAAGCGATAATTGAGAAAGGACTTAAAATACCGGAGAATATTTCATTGGTCGGTTTTTTCGACGGTTTTTATTCTCCCTATTTATCAACTCCTTTAACAACAATAACACATTATAGGCAAAAAATTGGTGAAAAAGCCTTTAAATTGTTGTTGAAACAAATTGAAACGAACAAACAAAACAATCCGAAAATTGTTTGTGTTGATACAAAATTTGAGATAAGAAAATCTACTGCTAAACCTGTGCAATAA
- a CDS encoding HAD hydrolase-like protein, translating into MQIEEIKNTLKNFDKVSIGVIGDFALDIYYNLKQNTGENSIETGRPVVYGSSIKSQLGAAGNIANNLVTIGVKNIFAFGLLGNDILGRELKYQLNDKKINIESLISLDKDWETYTYVKPLENKDEISRLDFGSQNFSSNESLNILLENLKKNIKILDALIINQQFKNPLLNNYALTKLNDVLAENPNCKVFCDLRNEFVRINNSILKVNSFSISKELGIELFDEKDSDLSQKYLKLLYDKIKTPLLMIRGESGLIYFDGNNFHSVPGIYLTGEIDKLGAGNACISTFAACIGSGASVKTSLEIANLAYAIIAKRIKQTGTVSQEEIIKLAEESYYNYDLALAYDPRKAKYFENSEIEIIGELPCNLNIQSVILDHDGTISTLREGWETVMHKVMIEEICGEKLLQISSDEYNRLSIICEKFINDTTGIQTIIQMMGLRDIILEEGYVQKDKVKTPAEYKAIYLDNLMYSVNDRIKKYNNGERSIHDFTILGSVEMLKNFHGKNLKLFLASGTDEDSVVAEAQALGYSNLFSGGIRGSKGNEIGDAKKIVINRIIEEGNCKGENLMVVGDGPVEIIEGRKVGALCIGIASDEVRRHGMNYKKRTRLIRAGANIIIPDFSQLNQLLKIIFKS; encoded by the coding sequence ATGCAGATTGAAGAAATAAAAAATACGCTCAAAAATTTTGATAAAGTTTCAATTGGGGTAATAGGAGATTTTGCTTTAGATATCTATTATAATCTTAAACAAAATACCGGAGAAAATTCCATAGAAACGGGGAGACCGGTTGTTTACGGTTCTTCTATAAAATCACAGCTTGGAGCCGCGGGAAATATTGCAAATAATTTAGTTACTATTGGCGTTAAAAATATTTTTGCTTTTGGTTTACTTGGAAATGATATTTTAGGCAGAGAATTGAAATATCAATTAAATGACAAAAAAATTAATATTGAAAGTTTAATTTCATTGGATAAAGACTGGGAAACCTATACATACGTAAAACCTTTAGAAAATAAAGACGAAATTTCCCGTTTAGATTTTGGTTCGCAAAATTTTTCTAGTAATGAAAGCCTAAATATTTTATTAGAAAATTTGAAAAAAAATATAAAGATTTTAGATGCTTTAATAATAAACCAGCAGTTTAAAAACCCGCTTTTAAATAATTATGCATTAACAAAGCTAAATGATGTTTTGGCAGAAAACCCAAATTGTAAAGTTTTCTGCGATTTAAGAAATGAATTTGTACGAATTAATAATTCCATTTTGAAGGTTAATTCTTTTTCAATTTCTAAAGAACTTGGTATTGAATTATTTGACGAGAAAGATTCCGATTTATCGCAAAAGTATCTTAAATTACTATATGATAAAATTAAAACACCTCTTTTAATGATTAGAGGCGAAAGCGGATTAATTTATTTCGACGGTAATAATTTTCATTCAGTTCCCGGAATTTATTTAACGGGTGAAATAGATAAACTCGGCGCCGGCAATGCTTGTATAAGTACTTTTGCCGCTTGTATTGGAAGCGGCGCGTCTGTAAAAACCTCATTGGAAATTGCAAATTTAGCTTATGCAATTATTGCGAAAAGAATTAAACAGACCGGAACTGTTAGTCAAGAGGAAATTATAAAATTAGCCGAAGAAAGTTATTATAATTACGACCTTGCTTTGGCTTATGATCCGAGAAAAGCTAAATATTTCGAAAATTCTGAAATAGAGATCATAGGAGAACTTCCATGTAACTTAAACATTCAAAGTGTAATTTTAGATCATGACGGTACTATTTCTACATTACGAGAAGGTTGGGAAACTGTAATGCATAAAGTTATGATCGAAGAAATTTGCGGAGAAAAGTTACTGCAGATATCTTCCGACGAGTACAACCGCCTTTCAATTATTTGCGAAAAATTCATTAACGATACAACCGGAATCCAAACAATAATTCAAATGATGGGATTGAGAGATATTATATTGGAAGAAGGTTATGTACAAAAGGATAAAGTTAAAACCCCCGCAGAATACAAAGCAATTTATTTAGATAATTTGATGTACAGCGTAAATGATAGAATAAAAAAATATAATAATGGTGAACGTTCGATTCATGATTTTACAATTTTAGGTTCGGTAGAGATGCTTAAAAATTTTCATGGCAAAAACCTTAAATTATTTTTAGCAAGCGGTACCGATGAGGATAGCGTTGTTGCTGAAGCGCAAGCATTGGGTTATTCAAATTTATTCTCCGGAGGAATTAGAGGTTCCAAAGGAAATGAAATTGGCGACGCAAAGAAAATTGTTATAAATAGAATTATAGAAGAGGGAAATTGTAAAGGTGAAAACCTAATGGTTGTTGGCGACGGTCCCGTTGAAATTATTGAAGGCAGAAAAGTCGGTGCATTGTGCATCGGAATTGCTTCCGATGAAGTTAGAAGACACGGAATGAATTACAAAAAAAGAACGCGTTTAATTAGAGCCGGTGCGAATATTATTATACCTGATTTTTCTCAATTGAATCAATTATTAAAAATTATTTTTAAAAGTTAA
- a CDS encoding L-fucose isomerase yields the protein MTFENNSKAEIRLKGSLPKIGIRPVIDGRRNGVRESLEDQTMNMAKSAAEFLSKNLKHSNGMPVECIIADTTIGGVVEAALTAEKFAREGVGVSITVTPAWCYGTEVMDLDPLTPKAIWGFNGTERPGAVYLAAALAGYSQKGLPTFSIYGRNVQDSTDTSIPDDVKQKLLLFSKAGLAVAEMRNKSYLAIGGVSMGIVGSIVDQDFLQNYLGMRTSTVDMTELIRRMEEGIFDKTEFEKALKWTKENCVEGEDINKKEKQVSREQKDKDWETVVMMTIIMRDLMVGNPKLKEIGFEEESMGNNAIASGFQGQRQWTDHFPNGDFSEAILNSSFDWNGVREAFTVATENDSLNGISMLFGHLLTNTAQIFSDVRTFWSPESVKRVSNYDLTGKAKNGIIHLINSGSTTLDGTGRQKQNGTSIMKPFWEITNTDVEECLKATKWCPANLGYFRGGGYSSQFLTTGEMPVTMCRINMIKGLGPVLQIAEGYTVDIPIEVHNILDRRTDPTWPTTWFAPILTGNGAFVDVYSVMKNWGANHGAISYGHIGDKLITLASMLRIPVNMHNISEDRIFRPSAWNAFGTSNLESADFEACKNFGPLYG from the coding sequence ATGACATTTGAAAATAATTCCAAAGCAGAAATTAGATTAAAAGGATCTTTACCTAAAATAGGAATTCGACCGGTTATTGACGGCAGAAGAAACGGTGTTAGAGAATCTTTAGAAGATCAAACCATGAATATGGCAAAATCTGCCGCAGAATTTTTATCTAAAAATCTAAAACATTCAAATGGAATGCCGGTAGAATGCATTATCGCCGACACAACTATCGGCGGCGTTGTTGAAGCTGCTTTGACTGCAGAAAAATTTGCTAGAGAAGGAGTTGGGGTTTCAATTACCGTTACTCCTGCCTGGTGTTACGGCACCGAAGTAATGGATCTTGATCCGCTTACACCAAAAGCTATTTGGGGTTTTAACGGAACGGAAAGACCCGGTGCTGTTTACTTGGCTGCGGCTCTCGCAGGTTATAGTCAAAAAGGGTTGCCGACTTTTAGTATTTACGGAAGAAATGTCCAAGATTCAACAGATACATCAATTCCTGATGATGTTAAACAAAAACTTTTGTTGTTTTCGAAAGCCGGATTAGCCGTTGCTGAAATGCGTAATAAATCTTATTTGGCAATCGGCGGTGTTTCTATGGGAATTGTTGGTTCAATTGTCGATCAAGATTTTCTTCAAAACTACCTTGGTATGAGAACTTCCACGGTAGATATGACTGAGTTAATTAGAAGAATGGAAGAAGGTATTTTTGACAAAACAGAATTTGAAAAAGCTCTGAAATGGACCAAGGAAAACTGCGTTGAAGGTGAAGATATAAACAAAAAGGAAAAACAGGTTTCACGAGAACAAAAAGATAAAGATTGGGAAACCGTTGTTATGATGACGATAATTATGAGAGATTTGATGGTTGGAAATCCTAAACTGAAAGAAATTGGATTCGAAGAAGAATCAATGGGAAATAACGCAATTGCATCGGGATTCCAAGGTCAAAGGCAATGGACAGATCACTTCCCCAACGGAGATTTTTCTGAAGCAATTTTAAATTCATCATTCGATTGGAACGGAGTTAGAGAAGCATTTACGGTCGCGACCGAAAATGACAGTTTAAATGGAATATCTATGCTGTTCGGCCATTTATTGACAAATACAGCTCAAATTTTTTCTGATGTTAGAACTTTTTGGAGTCCAGAATCGGTAAAAAGAGTTTCGAATTATGATTTAACCGGAAAAGCCAAAAACGGTATTATTCATTTAATAAATTCCGGATCAACAACTTTAGACGGTACCGGAAGACAAAAACAAAATGGAACTTCAATTATGAAACCATTTTGGGAAATTACAAACACTGATGTTGAAGAATGTTTAAAAGCTACAAAATGGTGCCCCGCTAACTTGGGTTATTTTAGAGGCGGCGGATACTCTTCTCAATTCTTAACAACAGGAGAAATGCCGGTTACAATGTGTAGAATAAATATGATAAAAGGTTTGGGACCTGTTTTACAAATTGCCGAAGGTTATACTGTTGATATTCCAATTGAAGTTCACAATATTTTAGATAGAAGAACAGACCCGACTTGGCCTACAACTTGGTTTGCACCAATATTAACAGGTAACGGCGCATTTGTTGATGTTTATTCCGTTATGAAAAATTGGGGCGCAAATCACGGTGCAATAAGTTACGGACACATTGGAGATAAATTAATTACTCTTGCTTCTATGTTAAGAATTCCGGTAAATATGCACAATATTTCTGAAGATAGAATTTTTAGACCAAGTGCGTGGAATGCCTTTGGAACAAGTAATTTAGAATCTGCCGATTTTGAGGCGTGCAAGAATTTTGGTCCGCTTTACGGTTAA
- a CDS encoding glycoside hydrolase family 2 translates to MNKILLQNNWKLISSEKIENNNGEEISSNKFNPENWYNATIPSTVLASLVENKVYENPYFGTNLKNIPTEQFKIPWWYRTEFELDEVQTNQNVVLNFNGINYKANVWLNGKLITDENHFFGSYRRFEFCINNFIKAGNNILAIEVIPPKPGDFTIGFVDWNPSPPDNNLGIFREVSLQFNNGAEIKNPFVECKLDLDSLSKADLKISAEIENYLNRKICCELVGQINDINFRQLINLEAEETKTVIFDSKNFPKLTFNNPKIWWPNNLGEPNMYLLNLKLISDEKIIDETDTKFGIRKIEDYINEGGHRGFKINGHKLLIRGAGWADDLLLQDTHESLTTQIQYVKDMNLNCVRLEGFWGKDQKLYDLCDENGILVMVGWSCQWEHKEYLGKEVHPKYGGVIEKDEIDLIAESWEDQLLWLRNHPSIFVWTVGSDMLPHPDLEKKYIETFNKYDSTRPYLNSTGGVGSEQGIITSTEIISDISGSSRVKMLGPYAYTPPIYWYTNKNLGGAYGFNTETCPGANVPPIESIRKFIPEKNLWPVDDVWNFHCGKNYFSNIDRTQSAIEKRYGKPKNAEDFAYKTQMLNYELMRPMFEAFQVNQKNATGIIQWMLNSAWPELYWQLYDSFLMPNGAYFGAKKANQPIQIIYNYGDENVYLVNNSLNDLENLSAEIQIFDIDSNLILSEKINLNIEKESYKKIFDIPKTLALTKVYFVDARIYCKSNDLIANNFYWLSTQNDVMDYEAKVEGWNYYTPSKQYADFKEIENMPKCEIKIEYEKTDKNNIAIKATNMNNKIAFFIEILLFDKNTNEVILPVLWDDNYFSLLPNENKTIEAKILKREILDNFEVRLKGWNIIK, encoded by the coding sequence ATGAATAAAATACTATTGCAGAATAATTGGAAATTAATTTCTTCGGAAAAAATTGAAAACAATAACGGCGAAGAAATTTCATCGAATAAATTTAATCCGGAAAATTGGTACAATGCAACAATTCCTTCAACTGTTTTAGCCTCATTAGTTGAGAATAAAGTTTATGAAAATCCATATTTTGGAACAAATTTAAAAAATATTCCAACCGAACAATTTAAAATTCCTTGGTGGTATAGAACAGAATTTGAATTGGACGAAGTTCAAACAAATCAAAATGTTGTTTTGAACTTTAATGGAATCAATTATAAAGCAAATGTGTGGCTTAATGGAAAATTAATTACAGATGAAAATCATTTTTTTGGATCATACAGACGTTTTGAATTTTGCATTAATAATTTTATAAAAGCCGGAAACAATATTTTGGCTATCGAAGTTATTCCGCCTAAACCCGGCGATTTTACTATTGGATTTGTTGATTGGAATCCAAGTCCACCCGATAATAACTTGGGTATTTTTAGAGAAGTTTCGCTTCAATTCAATAATGGAGCTGAGATAAAAAATCCATTTGTGGAATGCAAGTTAGATTTAGATTCTTTATCTAAAGCAGATCTTAAAATATCAGCTGAAATAGAAAATTATCTTAATAGAAAAATTTGCTGTGAATTGGTTGGACAAATTAATGATATAAATTTCCGGCAATTAATAAACTTGGAAGCCGAAGAAACCAAAACGGTAATTTTCGATTCAAAGAATTTCCCAAAATTAACGTTTAATAATCCCAAAATTTGGTGGCCAAATAATCTTGGCGAACCAAACATGTATCTACTCAATTTAAAATTAATTTCAGATGAAAAAATCATTGATGAAACTGATACAAAATTTGGAATTAGAAAAATTGAAGATTACATAAATGAAGGCGGTCATCGCGGATTTAAAATAAACGGTCATAAGTTATTAATTAGAGGAGCTGGCTGGGCTGATGATTTATTATTGCAGGATACACATGAATCACTAACAACTCAAATTCAATATGTAAAGGATATGAATTTAAATTGCGTTCGCTTGGAAGGATTTTGGGGCAAAGATCAAAAACTTTATGATTTATGTGATGAAAATGGGATTTTGGTTATGGTAGGTTGGAGCTGCCAATGGGAACATAAAGAGTATTTGGGAAAGGAAGTTCATCCTAAATACGGCGGAGTAATTGAAAAAGATGAAATTGATTTGATTGCGGAATCTTGGGAAGATCAATTGTTATGGCTAAGAAATCATCCGTCAATATTTGTCTGGACTGTTGGAAGTGATATGCTTCCGCATCCGGACCTGGAAAAAAAATATATTGAAACTTTCAATAAATATGATAGTACACGTCCTTATTTAAATTCTACCGGCGGTGTTGGCAGTGAACAGGGAATAATTACCTCAACAGAAATTATCAGCGATATCAGCGGATCTTCAAGAGTAAAAATGCTTGGTCCTTATGCATACACTCCGCCAATTTACTGGTATACGAATAAAAATTTAGGAGGAGCGTACGGATTTAATACGGAAACTTGTCCGGGCGCTAATGTCCCTCCAATAGAAAGTATTAGAAAGTTCATACCTGAAAAAAATCTTTGGCCGGTTGATGATGTTTGGAATTTTCATTGCGGAAAAAATTATTTTTCCAATATTGATAGAACTCAAAGCGCTATTGAGAAAAGATACGGCAAACCTAAAAATGCGGAGGATTTTGCCTATAAAACTCAAATGCTGAATTATGAATTAATGCGTCCGATGTTTGAGGCATTTCAAGTTAATCAAAAAAATGCAACGGGAATAATTCAATGGATGCTAAATTCAGCTTGGCCCGAATTATACTGGCAATTATATGACTCATTTTTAATGCCAAACGGAGCATATTTTGGTGCGAAAAAAGCAAACCAACCAATACAAATAATTTATAATTATGGCGATGAAAATGTTTATTTAGTAAATAATTCACTAAATGATCTTGAAAATCTTTCTGCCGAAATTCAAATTTTTGATATCGACTCAAATTTAATTTTAAGTGAAAAGATTAATTTAAACATCGAAAAAGAATCTTATAAGAAAATATTTGATATCCCCAAAACATTGGCTTTAACAAAGGTATATTTTGTTGACGCAAGAATTTACTGTAAATCAAATGATCTTATAGCAAATAATTTTTATTGGTTATCAACACAAAATGATGTGATGGATTATGAAGCAAAAGTTGAGGGATGGAATTATTATACGCCAAGCAAGCAATACGCGGATTTTAAAGAAATTGAAAATATGCCAAAGTGTGAAATAAAAATTGAATATGAAAAAACTGATAAAAATAATATTGCGATAAAAGCAACTAATATGAATAATAAAATTGCGTTTTTTATTGAAATATTATTGTTTGATAAAAACACAAATGAAGTAATATTGCCGGTGTTGTGGGATGATAACTATTTTAGTCTCTTGCCTAATGAAAACAAAACTATTGAAGCAAAAATATTGAAAAGAGAAATTCTTGACAATTTTGAAGTTAGATTAAAAGGTTGGAATATTATAAAATAA